Within the Corynebacterium sp. sy039 genome, the region GTAATACACTGAGAGTTTTAGCGATTTCTTTGCGGCTTAGGGTGCTTATATCCGTGCCGTCGAGCGCAATAGTTCCTGAGGTTGTAGGCAAAAGCCGTGACAGGGTGCGCAGTAGCGTTGATTTACCGCATCCATTAGGGCCAATGACTGTGGTGACAGCTCCGCGTGGAATATCAACATCGAGTGTGTTAATGATTTTTTCTTTGCCGTAGCCAGAAGAAATACCGCGGGCACTGATGCGGGCAGCGGAGGTAGCAGGAGAGAACGGAATACTCATGATGCGTTGACCTTTCGGTTAGAGCGAATGAGAAGATAAATAAGGAACACTCCGCCAATCGCAGAGGTAAGAATACCCACCGGGAGTTCTTTGGGAAACACTGTTTGAGCACATAGATCAGCAAAAATAAGCAAGAAAGCGCCACTGATCATGGAGCCGAATAGTGGGGGAGTAGCCAGTCCGCTGAGAGTGCGGCTGATATGGGGGGCGACGAAAGCCACAAAACCAATCGGCCCACTGGCTGCCACTGCCAAAGCTGCCAACAGAACAGAGAGAACCAGCAGGCAGAACTGCGAAGCAGTAACGTTATTGCCTAATCCGCGGGCAAGATCATCACCCAGCACTAAGATACGTAGCTGGTGCGCAATCCACGTTAGTAGCAGAATCACTACGGGCAGTACCCATAACAACCAACTGATACGGCTCCATGAAGCAGAGTTGAGTGAACCATTAAGCCAGAAGGTTGCGGCGGTGGCGTCGTTAATATCAGCGCGGGTCATAATCCACGTGATATACGCCTGCAACAGGGCGCTGACAATAATACCGGTGAGGATCAATCGGAAAGTATCAATTTTGCGCTGAAAGCTCATAATCCAGATCACCGTGGCAGTGAGCATGGCACCCAAAAACGCAGCAATGGGAATGCCCACCCCGGTAAGCCACGCAATGAGAGCACTGGTGGTGCCAGAACCCAGCACGATGATAGTCACCGCTGCTGCGGAAGCACCCACTGTGATACCCAGAATGTCTGGAGTTGCTAAGCCATTGCGGGTGAGTGACTGTGTTAAGGCGCCAGATAATCCCAGGGCAGCGCCAATAATGATAGCTGCAACACTGCGTGGGGCGCGCCATTCCAGCACCACCATGCGCTCAATGCGGGTACCACCGCCGAAAAACACATCCAGCACCCCATGGGGAGTAATAGGGTAATCACCGATCGTGATAGAAACAACCAGCAGAATGAAAATACCCACCGCAAGTACAGCGTTGATCAGCACAAGCCGTGGGCGCAGTAGCCCAGAAAAAACTCCAAGAGTGACGGGGTGCTGCCGTTTCGTTGAAAACATGCGTAGAGGAGTGTGCATCAGAGTTTCACCACCTTACGTCGATACAGCAAAAAGAGGAACACAGGTGCTCCCACAAAAGCAAGCACAATACCTACTTGTAGCTCCCCAGGCCGTGCGACGACGCGCCCCACAACATCAGCAGCTAACAACAACACTGAACCTGTCAGTGCTGAATACGGAAGAATCCACCGGTAATCAGGGCCAGTGATCGCACGAACAATATGGGGAACCACTAAACCAACAAAACCAATAGGGCCAGCTGCCGCAGTAGCTGCCGCTGCCAGCAGAGCAATGAGTGCCATGCCAATGAAACGTTGACGTCCCACATTAAC harbors:
- a CDS encoding iron chelate uptake ABC transporter family permease subunit, which encodes MHTPLRMFSTKRQHPVTLGVFSGLLRPRLVLINAVLAVGIFILLVVSITIGDYPITPHGVLDVFFGGGTRIERMVVLEWRAPRSVAAIIIGAALGLSGALTQSLTRNGLATPDILGITVGASAAAVTIIVLGSGTTSALIAWLTGVGIPIAAFLGAMLTATVIWIMSFQRKIDTFRLILTGIIVSALLQAYITWIMTRADINDATAATFWLNGSLNSASWSRISWLLWVLPVVILLLTWIAHQLRILVLGDDLARGLGNNVTASQFCLLVLSVLLAALAVAASGPIGFVAFVAPHISRTLSGLATPPLFGSMISGAFLLIFADLCAQTVFPKELPVGILTSAIGGVFLIYLLIRSNRKVNAS